From Pelosinus fermentans DSM 17108, the proteins below share one genomic window:
- a CDS encoding YitT family protein, translating to MLKKRKLLIEKFKKYIMLFIGSIFTAVGLEEFLVPNQIIDGGIVGISIMASHLTSMPLSIFLVLLNLPFIYLGYTQIGKTFAISTIFSIFSLAYWVSIFHPISEVTRDPFLSAVFGGIIIGIGVGLIIRYGGSLDGTEIVAIILDKKTGFSIGEIVMFFNIFILASAGFIFSWDKAMYSLVAYFIAFKVIDITIEGLDESKGILIVSDNPDEIADALMARLGRGVTILHGEGGYSGDYKKILYSVLTRLEIAKLKAIVKEKDENAFITITDVHDAMGGRVKKKAIH from the coding sequence ATGTTAAAAAAAAGAAAATTACTGATAGAAAAATTTAAGAAGTATATCATGCTTTTTATCGGATCTATCTTTACCGCTGTGGGATTAGAGGAATTTTTGGTTCCAAATCAAATCATTGATGGCGGTATTGTGGGCATATCAATTATGGCAAGTCATTTGACTTCAATGCCTTTAAGTATATTTCTGGTATTGTTAAATCTACCTTTTATATATTTAGGTTATACACAGATCGGAAAAACATTTGCCATATCAACTATTTTTTCAATATTTTCCTTAGCCTATTGGGTTTCTATTTTTCATCCTATATCAGAAGTTACGAGAGATCCTTTTTTGTCAGCTGTTTTTGGCGGGATTATTATTGGAATTGGAGTTGGCTTAATTATTCGATATGGTGGATCTTTAGATGGCACGGAAATTGTGGCTATTATATTAGATAAAAAAACGGGGTTTTCTATAGGTGAAATAGTCATGTTTTTTAATATTTTTATCTTAGCTAGTGCAGGGTTTATTTTTAGCTGGGATAAAGCAATGTATTCTTTGGTAGCCTATTTTATTGCTTTTAAGGTTATAGACATAACCATTGAAGGGTTAGATGAGTCAAAAGGCATCCTGATTGTTTCGGATAATCCAGATGAAATAGCTGATGCTTTAATGGCTCGTTTAGGAAGGGGAGTGACAATTCTTCATGGTGAAGGTGGATACTCAGGTGATTATAAAAAAATTCTTTATTCTGTTCTTACTCGACTTGAAATTGCTAAACTCAAAGCGATTGTAAAGGAGAAGGACGAAAATGCTTTCATTACAATAACAGATGTACATGATGCCATGGGCGGCAGAGTAAAGAAAAAAGCAATACATTAG
- a CDS encoding recombinase family protein, with translation MNAIYCRVSTDLQAEIGYSIGDQIRTCHEHAAKLGLETSSSSEYIDDGYSGEYLERPALDRLRDDLHNKKIKNVIVYDPDRLSRNLTNQLLLADEIEKLNTKLYFVTGSYDASPEGRLFFSIRGAISAFEKAKIRERTLRGKRAKARSGKMIQKSRAYGYDWDDENSTYIVHQAEAAVVQMIYDLYLSKKVTIKDIAIFLRQQNITNQRDKPFTLSMIYRILTDEKYAGTKWSFNKYEKKISQYKRKKISRPQEDWIPIPITPIVTIDQFQKVRQILTENKRKSPRNTKHEYLLRNFLKCSVCGYSLSAHSKKHSSGKEYTWYKCNSGGSDKSLVPCGNPAISSLEIDEVVWKHLCTIIKNNKEQLLLVPQNSTASNAGQIKSIKNHQSELQKKQTTILRWFSEGMLTSNDAEKELNHLKKELQTLSESLIKLSSNPKSTAKIHPEEFFAAKSFIERRAIIEKLGWKFYIDHRVAPIKIRFKV, from the coding sequence ATGAATGCGATTTACTGCCGTGTAAGTACAGACCTTCAAGCAGAAATAGGCTATTCGATTGGTGACCAAATTCGCACTTGCCATGAGCATGCTGCTAAACTTGGATTGGAAACCTCTAGCAGCTCCGAATATATTGATGATGGTTATAGTGGCGAATATTTAGAAAGACCTGCCCTCGATCGTCTAAGAGATGATCTGCATAATAAAAAAATAAAAAATGTCATTGTTTATGATCCTGATCGTCTTAGCCGCAACTTAACGAATCAATTGCTATTAGCTGATGAAATCGAAAAATTGAATACAAAGCTATATTTTGTAACTGGCAGCTACGATGCTTCACCTGAAGGGCGTTTATTCTTCTCGATTCGTGGCGCCATCAGTGCCTTTGAAAAAGCTAAAATTCGTGAACGTACATTACGTGGTAAACGTGCCAAAGCACGGAGCGGCAAGATGATTCAGAAAAGTCGTGCCTATGGCTACGACTGGGATGATGAGAATAGTACATATATCGTCCACCAAGCTGAAGCTGCAGTCGTACAAATGATCTATGATTTGTATCTTAGCAAGAAAGTTACAATTAAAGATATTGCTATCTTTCTGCGTCAGCAAAACATCACGAACCAGCGGGATAAGCCTTTTACTCTTTCTATGATTTATCGAATCTTAACGGATGAAAAATACGCTGGCACCAAATGGTCTTTTAATAAATATGAAAAGAAAATCAGTCAATATAAACGTAAAAAGATATCTAGACCACAAGAAGATTGGATTCCAATCCCTATTACTCCGATTGTAACAATTGATCAATTCCAAAAAGTACGACAGATTCTAACTGAAAATAAACGTAAAAGCCCACGTAACACAAAGCATGAATATCTGCTGCGCAACTTCCTTAAATGTTCAGTTTGCGGTTATAGCTTGTCTGCTCATTCTAAGAAACATTCATCTGGTAAAGAATATACCTGGTATAAATGTAACTCAGGAGGAAGTGATAAATCGCTAGTCCCCTGTGGTAACCCAGCGATTTCATCACTTGAAATTGATGAAGTCGTATGGAAACATCTCTGTACTATTATAAAGAATAATAAAGAACAGCTTTTGCTTGTCCCACAAAATAGTACGGCGTCTAACGCTGGCCAAATAAAATCTATCAAAAATCACCAAAGTGAACTTCAAAAGAAACAAACAACAATTCTTCGATGGTTTAGTGAAGGCATGCTAACTTCTAATGATGCAGAAAAAGAACTTAATCATTTGAAAAAAGAACTTCAAACGCTTTCTGAGTCGCTTATTAAACTTTCTTCGAATCCTAAAAGTACTGCAAAAATACATCCTGAAGAATTTTTTGCCGCAAAATCCTTTATTGAACGGCGGGCTATCATTGAAAAACTAGGTTGGAAATTCTACATTGATCATCGCGTGGCACCGATAAAAATCCGTTTTAAGGTGTAG